The following proteins are encoded in a genomic region of Lactiplantibacillus plantarum:
- a CDS encoding Gfo/Idh/MocA family protein has protein sequence MLKIGVIGLGNIAQKAYLPVMAAMQDQYEFHLTTRNPEKRAQLATMYGFQHTHATLEELMAVKPAAVFVHTPTDTHAAIIKQLLLAGIHVYVDKPVATDLQVVQSLYDLAAARHLLLTCGFNRRFAPFNQQLKALPDKRMLVAEKVREVGSQDPETAVFDLMIHMVDTGLFLLDEPLEHTSGRLTTTATGALAQGYLTVQTAHEQLEVITNMYGGVNLEQVTVQTTGQRASVTDLSTKTVMTTATTTTTAFPDWTPTLEKRGFAPLIRAFLTAVTTHGPNPVDPTGAITSHAVCRHLLSD, from the coding sequence ATGTTAAAAATTGGGGTCATTGGTTTAGGTAACATTGCTCAAAAGGCGTATTTACCCGTCATGGCGGCGATGCAAGACCAGTATGAATTTCATCTAACGACGCGTAATCCGGAAAAACGAGCACAACTAGCGACGATGTATGGGTTTCAACACACCCATGCGACCCTTGAGGAATTAATGGCAGTTAAACCGGCGGCCGTATTTGTGCATACTCCCACGGACACGCATGCAGCAATCATCAAGCAGTTGTTATTAGCTGGGATTCACGTTTATGTCGATAAGCCAGTCGCGACTGATCTTCAGGTGGTCCAAAGTTTGTATGATTTGGCTGCGGCGCGGCACCTGTTATTGACTTGTGGGTTTAATCGGCGTTTTGCTCCTTTTAATCAGCAATTGAAGGCATTGCCTGACAAACGGATGTTAGTGGCTGAAAAAGTTCGCGAAGTGGGTAGTCAAGATCCTGAAACGGCGGTTTTCGACCTGATGATCCACATGGTCGATACGGGGCTATTCTTGTTAGATGAACCACTTGAACACACTAGTGGTCGGTTGACGACGACGGCAACTGGCGCGTTGGCGCAAGGCTATTTGACGGTGCAGACGGCTCATGAGCAATTAGAAGTTATCACGAATATGTACGGTGGGGTCAATCTGGAACAAGTGACAGTCCAAACGACGGGGCAACGTGCGTCTGTGACTGATTTAAGTACTAAAACCGTGATGACGACGGCAACAACTACCACGACGGCTTTTCCGGATTGGACACCGACATTGGAAAAGCGAGGATTTGCACCGCTGATCCGTGCTTTTCTGACGGCGGTAACAACGCACGGGCCTAATCCAGTCGACCCAACTGGCGCAATTACCAGTCACGCGGTGTGCCGTCATTTATTAAGTGATTAA